From Enhydrobacter sp., the proteins below share one genomic window:
- a CDS encoding class I SAM-dependent methyltransferase has translation MTPDGRPNDRADGYMTSVAYTYDYHRELNPLHMRLALLAAGIAPPEVATACELGCGQGISLAIHAAASPTRWFGTDVNPEHVAFARTLADAAGVDIRLMDDAFADFAVRADLPAFDFVALHGVWSWISEQNRRTVVEFVGRHLKPGGVFFLSYNALPGSASFGPVRHVLAQHAERTGGQRDVAGRVEAAIAFGERLAAAGAAYLQDNPRDAARLARLRQEDARYLAHEYFGRDWTPMHFADVAACLADAGLGFACTASPFETLDALNLEPEQHAILAAIDDPVFRQTVRDFLVNQRFRRDYWVRDARRLSPAERADGLRDTRLVLAAQRLELPREMRAVLALNPRAPRAGIVSAIAGLFADRRARPLGEVEKALPDVPFERIVEAVMLLIGYDRLAPAQDDATARRVRPHTDRLNACLFRSSTAERDLRHFASPLTGGGVRVRRAHIPLLTMTRGGAGLDERAEAGTEDAAVFARDVLPVLKALGVT, from the coding sequence ATGACGCCGGACGGGCGCCCGAACGACCGGGCCGACGGCTACATGACGTCGGTCGCCTACACTTACGACTATCATCGCGAACTCAATCCGCTGCACATGCGGCTTGCCCTGCTGGCGGCGGGCATCGCCCCGCCCGAGGTCGCCACGGCATGCGAGCTGGGTTGCGGCCAGGGGATCAGCCTCGCGATCCATGCCGCGGCTTCACCGACGCGCTGGTTCGGCACCGACGTCAACCCAGAGCACGTGGCCTTCGCTCGCACGCTTGCCGACGCTGCTGGCGTCGATATCCGGCTGATGGACGATGCGTTTGCCGACTTCGCGGTGCGTGCCGACCTGCCGGCCTTCGACTTCGTCGCGCTCCACGGCGTGTGGAGTTGGATCAGCGAACAGAATCGCCGGACCGTGGTCGAGTTCGTCGGCCGGCACCTCAAGCCCGGTGGCGTATTCTTCCTGAGCTACAACGCTCTTCCGGGCTCGGCCTCGTTCGGCCCGGTGCGCCACGTGCTCGCCCAGCACGCCGAACGAACCGGCGGCCAGCGCGACGTCGCCGGCCGTGTCGAGGCCGCGATCGCCTTCGGCGAGCGGCTGGCGGCCGCCGGGGCGGCCTATCTGCAGGACAATCCACGGGATGCGGCCCGCCTTGCCAGGCTCCGGCAGGAGGACGCGCGCTATCTCGCCCACGAATATTTCGGCCGCGACTGGACGCCGATGCACTTCGCCGACGTGGCGGCCTGCCTGGCGGATGCGGGCCTCGGCTTCGCTTGCACGGCCTCTCCGTTCGAAACTCTGGACGCCCTCAATCTCGAGCCCGAACAGCACGCGATCCTGGCCGCCATCGACGACCCCGTGTTCCGCCAGACCGTGCGCGACTTCCTGGTCAACCAGCGGTTCCGCCGCGACTACTGGGTGCGCGACGCACGGCGGCTCTCGCCGGCAGAACGTGCGGACGGTTTGCGCGATACACGCCTCGTGCTTGCCGCGCAGCGCCTCGAACTGCCCCGCGAGATGCGCGCCGTGCTCGCCCTCAATCCGCGCGCGCCGCGCGCGGGCATCGTGTCGGCGATAGCCGGCCTGTTTGCCGACCGTCGAGCGCGGCCGCTGGGCGAGGTCGAGAAAGCGCTGCCGGATGTCCCCTTCGAGCGCATCGTCGAAGCGGTGATGCTCCTCATCGGCTACGACCGGCTCGCCCCCGCTCAGGACGACGCCACGGCACGTCGCGTTCGGCCGCACACGGACCGCCTGAACGCTTGCCTGTTCCGATCGTCGACGGCGGAGCGCGACCTGCGGCACTTCGCCAGCCCGCTGACCGGCGGCGGCGTGCGAGTCCGCCGCGCCCATATACCCTTGCTCACGATGACACGCGGAGGAGCAGGCCTTGATGAGCGTGCGGAAGCGGGAACGGAAGATGCCGCCGTGTTCGCCAGGGACGTGCTGCCGGTGTTGAAGGCGCTGGGCGTGACATGA
- a CDS encoding phytanoyl-CoA dioxygenase family protein — MTEAPRLLALVRRREFWTQLAPDLGIGEEAVLRDAIPWSASALDPTTLRAQLDDQGYVHLPKVMEPELCGRLATAVAQLAALGIPPVFCMVYDLFWTPPFRLVRIVEEALGAPPRLLPAFWIWHVDPAKSERGWAPHRDVGHAALFADRRPKALTAWFAFSEANELNGCMHVVPADRDRYYGRPAGDGKTTDFAPSDVRALPAAAGDVFLWTQALLHWGGQSSPLAAGPRISLSIEFMHADEEPYARPPVEPAGIARLEDRLHLIARQILRYRHMYGLPPQLEALARAL; from the coding sequence ATGACCGAGGCGCCACGGCTTCTGGCGCTGGTGCGCCGACGGGAATTCTGGACGCAGCTCGCTCCCGATCTCGGCATCGGCGAAGAGGCGGTGTTGCGCGACGCCATCCCGTGGTCCGCGTCCGCCCTCGACCCGACGACCTTGCGCGCGCAACTCGATGACCAAGGCTACGTGCATCTGCCGAAGGTGATGGAACCCGAACTCTGCGGACGCCTGGCGACGGCGGTCGCGCAGCTCGCCGCGCTCGGCATTCCGCCGGTTTTCTGCATGGTCTACGACCTTTTCTGGACGCCGCCGTTTCGGCTCGTGCGCATCGTCGAGGAGGCGTTGGGCGCGCCGCCCCGCCTGTTGCCCGCTTTCTGGATCTGGCACGTCGACCCGGCGAAGTCGGAGAGAGGCTGGGCGCCGCATCGCGACGTGGGCCATGCGGCGCTGTTTGCCGACAGGCGTCCGAAAGCGCTCACCGCCTGGTTCGCCTTCAGCGAGGCGAACGAACTCAACGGCTGCATGCACGTCGTGCCGGCCGACCGCGACCGCTACTACGGCAGGCCGGCGGGCGACGGCAAGACGACGGACTTCGCGCCCTCCGACGTACGCGCCCTGCCGGCGGCTGCGGGCGACGTGTTCCTGTGGACCCAGGCGCTGCTGCACTGGGGGGGCCAGTCCTCGCCACTGGCGGCGGGGCCGCGTATCAGCCTGTCGATCGAGTTCATGCACGCCGACGAGGAGCCCTATGCGCGACCGCCGGTGGAACCTGCGGGCATCGCACGCCTGGAAGACCGCCTGCATCTCATTGCCCGTCAGATCCTGCGCTACCGCCACATGTACGGCCTGCCGCCGCAGCTCGAGGCGCTGGCGCGGGCCTTGTGA
- a CDS encoding fatty acid desaturase, producing MYLAYPISPLLGIALALPAGALLVRVFIVQHDCGHGSFFASIRANVLVGRACSLLTMTPFASWARQHSLHHGHWSSLERRPGADLYSACLTVREYLAMSRRQRLLHRLPRHPLVANLLLPPLVFLVLYRLPLDTPRRWVRERRSIAFTNVALLGFYVALSALLGWQRVLVLQLSTMVVASILGVWLFVLQHRFETARWTRRGDWTPSNASMEGSSWFRLPRALQWLTGNIGFHHVHHLNSRVPNYRLRAAHEAVHALWPVAPLGLMGGLAAPWLTLWDEEGQRLVSFRTAARAAVA from the coding sequence ATGTACCTCGCCTACCCGATTTCTCCTCTTCTCGGCATCGCGCTGGCACTACCCGCTGGCGCGCTGCTGGTGCGCGTCTTCATCGTCCAGCACGATTGCGGCCACGGCTCGTTCTTCGCCTCCATCCGCGCCAACGTGCTTGTCGGCCGCGCCTGCAGCCTCCTGACGATGACGCCCTTCGCAAGCTGGGCTCGCCAGCACAGCCTGCATCACGGCCACTGGAGCAGCCTCGAGCGCCGTCCCGGCGCGGATCTCTATTCGGCCTGCCTGACGGTGCGCGAATATCTCGCGATGTCGCGTCGACAGCGCCTGTTGCACCGCCTGCCGCGCCATCCGTTGGTCGCCAACCTGCTGTTGCCGCCGCTGGTTTTCCTCGTGCTCTATCGCTTGCCGCTCGATACGCCGCGCCGCTGGGTGCGCGAGCGTCGCTCGATCGCTTTCACCAATGTCGCGTTGCTGGGCTTCTATGTCGCGCTTTCCGCGCTGCTGGGCTGGCAGAGGGTGCTCGTCCTGCAGCTCTCGACCATGGTCGTGGCCTCGATCCTCGGTGTCTGGCTGTTCGTGCTGCAGCACCGCTTCGAGACGGCGCGCTGGACGCGGCGCGGGGACTGGACTCCCTCCAACGCTTCGATGGAAGGATCCTCCTGGTTCAGGCTGCCTCGCGCCCTGCAATGGCTCACCGGCAATATCGGCTTTCATCATGTCCACCATCTCAATTCACGCGTGCCGAACTATCGTCTGCGCGCGGCGCACGAAGCGGTGCACGCGCTATGGCCGGTCGCGCCGCTCGGCCTCATGGGTGGCCTCGCCGCGCCGTGGCTCACGCTGTGGGACGAGGAAGGGCAACGGCTGGTGAGCTTCCGCACCGCCGCCCGGGCAGCAGTCGCTTGA
- a CDS encoding NYN domain-containing protein, with product MVDDIRPRRFAVLIDADNTSPRIVAGLFEEIARFGEASVRRIYGDFSSPRLKSWADILQKYAIDPYQQFAYTTGKNASDIALVIDAMDLLHSGRFDGFCLVSSDSDFTRLASRLREEGADVYGFGAQKTPESFRQACRRFVYTENLLPETTTSPREREGARRALQPASAAVPALLKAIEQIDSEDGWVGLGIVGQRLAVIASDFDPRTYGYRKLSDLVRDTAAFEVDQSEDRSVRIRPKPAQSARPGGRESAPRRGGQSQRPTGNIGETPTSS from the coding sequence ATGGTTGATGACATCCGTCCCCGGCGCTTTGCCGTCCTGATCGACGCCGACAACACCTCGCCGCGGATCGTCGCCGGCCTTTTCGAAGAGATCGCCAGGTTCGGCGAGGCGAGCGTTCGCCGCATCTATGGAGATTTCTCGAGTCCACGGCTGAAATCATGGGCCGATATCCTGCAGAAATATGCCATCGATCCCTATCAGCAGTTCGCCTATACGACCGGCAAGAACGCGTCCGACATCGCCCTCGTCATCGATGCCATGGACTTGCTGCACAGTGGCCGCTTCGACGGCTTCTGCCTTGTCTCATCGGACAGCGACTTCACCCGTTTGGCCTCGCGGCTTCGCGAGGAAGGTGCCGACGTCTACGGGTTCGGCGCGCAGAAGACGCCAGAAAGCTTCCGCCAAGCCTGCCGTCGCTTTGTCTACACGGAGAACCTGCTGCCCGAAACGACGACGTCCCCAAGGGAGCGGGAAGGGGCGAGGAGGGCTCTTCAGCCTGCCAGCGCCGCGGTGCCGGCACTTCTGAAGGCGATAGAGCAGATCGACAGCGAGGATGGGTGGGTGGGCCTCGGGATCGTAGGGCAGCGACTGGCGGTCATTGCCTCCGACTTCGATCCTCGGACCTACGGCTATCGCAAACTGAGCGACCTGGTCCGCGACACCGCCGCCTTCGAGGTCGATCAGTCGGAAGATCGCTCGGTGCGGATTCGGCCGAAACCCGCCCAGTCGGCAAGGCCAGGCGGAAGGGAATCCGCGCCACGCCGTGGTGGGCAGTCTCAGCGGCCGACCGGGAACATCGGTGAGACCCCGACATCATCCTGA
- a CDS encoding transglutaminase family protein produces MLEMSLFTIRHQTRYRYRLPVRLGPHRLMLRPRESREVRLLSSSIDVMPAAALSWTNDVFGNAVASAHFDTPADVLVIDSTSVVELAAEPWPVFDIAPSAMRYPFSYSSDEAVDLGPLAQPQYFDPDKRLADWSAAFVRGSETDTLALLKDLVAGTAAQIRYQSREEEGTQSPRQTLDRGWGSCRDFAVLFAEATRSLGFGARLVSGYLYNPDSQLQGDAGSTHAWTEIYLPGSGWITFDPTHRALGSFNLIPVAVGRGIAQVMPVAGTFFGMTDAYLGMSAKVEVTAR; encoded by the coding sequence ATGTTGGAAATGAGTCTCTTCACCATCCGACACCAGACCCGCTACCGCTACCGCCTGCCGGTGCGACTCGGGCCGCATCGTCTCATGCTGCGGCCCCGCGAGAGCCGCGAGGTTCGGCTGCTGTCGAGCAGCATCGACGTCATGCCGGCCGCCGCGCTCTCCTGGACCAACGACGTGTTCGGCAACGCGGTCGCAAGCGCGCACTTCGACACGCCCGCCGACGTCCTCGTGATCGACAGCACGTCGGTGGTGGAGCTCGCGGCGGAGCCCTGGCCGGTGTTCGACATCGCCCCGTCGGCCATGCGCTACCCGTTCTCCTATTCGAGCGACGAAGCCGTCGATCTCGGACCCCTTGCACAGCCGCAGTACTTCGATCCGGACAAGCGGCTTGCCGATTGGTCGGCTGCCTTCGTACGCGGCAGCGAGACCGACACGCTGGCGCTGCTCAAGGACCTGGTGGCGGGAACAGCGGCGCAGATCCGGTACCAAAGCCGCGAGGAGGAAGGCACGCAGTCGCCGCGGCAGACGCTCGATCGCGGCTGGGGTTCGTGCCGCGATTTCGCGGTGCTGTTCGCTGAAGCGACGCGGAGTCTCGGATTCGGCGCGCGCCTGGTTTCGGGCTATCTCTACAATCCCGACAGCCAATTGCAGGGCGACGCCGGTTCGACCCATGCCTGGACCGAAATCTACCTGCCGGGCTCGGGCTGGATCACCTTTGATCCGACTCATCGTGCGCTCGGCAGCTTCAACCTGATCCCCGTCGCAGTCGGCCGCGGCATCGCCCAGGTGATGCCGGTTGCCGGCACGTTCTTCGGCATGACCGATGCCTATCTGGGCATGTCGGCGAAAGTCGAGGTCACGGCGCGGTAG
- a CDS encoding DUF4268 domain-containing protein produces MHAFLVDAAADRPVRELTNTRLASDAAIDEKWLQNFLFSHPTIVPIDQVDPGGREFIPVCRELSLPKDGGSVFLDVFGFTSSGRPVLIECKLWRNPQARREVVAQILEYAALLQQWSYSDLTARVLARLGQGETTVLFDIVRAAYPETDEAQFVDTVSRCLTLGDFDLIIAGDGIRSDLHVVADYLKLRSGLAARLALVEFQVWSDPAGTKVVLPSVALRTEVITHTVLVSERGTPLPIMDLTEAASEVETREQPQLSGKRRAIRAFWDDVIARARFDHPDQPAPRHGGLNWIRLDVPPDRLTAYRTKDTAGIFLTLFGEGASGRFDVLLAEKPNLERELGFSLTMKKDEDDASKYTIAVQKPFDTNNEATYEAQKQWLLDVMNRFVSAFRPRLAQLSQG; encoded by the coding sequence ATGCACGCCTTTCTAGTTGACGCAGCCGCGGATAGACCTGTCCGTGAGCTAACCAACACGCGCCTCGCGTCTGATGCAGCAATTGATGAGAAGTGGCTGCAGAATTTTCTGTTCAGCCATCCCACTATTGTACCGATCGACCAAGTCGATCCTGGAGGGAGGGAGTTCATTCCGGTCTGCCGTGAACTCTCTCTTCCGAAGGACGGCGGCTCCGTCTTCCTCGATGTTTTCGGTTTCACATCTAGTGGTCGGCCAGTCCTTATTGAGTGCAAGCTCTGGCGCAATCCTCAGGCACGCCGCGAGGTCGTCGCACAAATTCTCGAATATGCAGCGCTGCTCCAGCAATGGTCCTATTCCGACCTTACTGCGCGTGTTCTTGCAAGATTAGGCCAGGGCGAAACCACCGTACTCTTCGACATTGTGCGCGCTGCATATCCGGAGACTGATGAGGCCCAATTCGTGGATACTGTATCGAGATGCCTTACCCTCGGCGATTTTGATCTGATAATTGCAGGAGATGGCATCCGCAGCGATCTGCATGTTGTTGCCGACTACTTAAAGCTCCGAAGTGGGCTTGCTGCACGACTGGCGCTCGTTGAGTTCCAGGTTTGGTCAGATCCTGCAGGAACGAAGGTAGTCCTGCCGTCAGTCGCATTGCGTACTGAAGTCATCACACATACCGTTCTAGTGAGTGAGCGCGGCACTCCTCTGCCAATAATGGATCTCACCGAAGCAGCATCGGAAGTGGAGACGCGTGAGCAGCCGCAACTCAGCGGCAAGCGACGAGCGATTCGCGCTTTCTGGGACGACGTAATAGCTCGTGCACGCTTTGACCATCCAGATCAGCCAGCGCCGCGGCATGGCGGCTTAAATTGGATTAGGTTGGATGTGCCGCCTGATCGGCTGACAGCCTACAGAACGAAGGATACCGCAGGCATCTTCCTTACCCTTTTTGGTGAAGGAGCATCAGGACGGTTTGACGTTCTCCTCGCCGAGAAGCCAAATTTGGAACGAGAACTCGGCTTTTCGCTTACGATGAAGAAAGATGAAGACGACGCGTCCAAATATACAATCGCAGTTCAAAAGCCATTTGATACCAATAATGAGGCCACGTACGAGGCGCAAAAGCAGTGGCTTTTGGATGTAATGAACAGATTTGTCAGTGCTTTCCGACCTCGACTCGCCCAATTGTCGCAAGGCTAG
- a CDS encoding DUF4145 domain-containing protein, whose amino-acid sequence MATKKTVIVAHCPKCNGDRAADIVGEHSESYNSDNYDENTLHRILKCRGCSHIQFQTATTSSEDVDYSYDDAGETVMEYPETIHYFPPIARRSRPDYTRSHPSYSPAMKHLLDEAYDALKADLPVVASIALRTVFDAATEVLGIDPSLSFKKKLDQLVADSKIDKLQRETLNALTDAGSAAAHRGWKPTNQELDIMFTIMESFLHRAFVTSMEQKELAKRAAALRKRTPKRPTTKSTATGTGTVPVSGSGTSNAPKS is encoded by the coding sequence ATGGCTACTAAGAAAACAGTAATCGTGGCGCATTGTCCCAAATGCAACGGGGATCGCGCGGCCGATATCGTCGGAGAACATTCGGAAAGCTACAACTCTGACAACTATGATGAGAACACCCTTCATCGCATCCTCAAATGTCGCGGGTGCTCTCACATTCAATTTCAAACCGCAACGACCAGTTCCGAAGATGTTGACTATAGCTATGACGACGCGGGTGAAACCGTCATGGAATACCCTGAAACGATCCACTATTTCCCGCCGATCGCTAGGCGTTCTCGACCGGATTACACGCGATCCCATCCGTCCTACAGCCCTGCGATGAAGCATCTTCTTGACGAAGCTTACGATGCTTTGAAAGCGGACCTTCCCGTGGTCGCTTCTATCGCACTGCGTACAGTGTTCGATGCGGCGACCGAAGTTCTCGGCATCGACCCAAGTCTCTCTTTCAAGAAAAAGCTTGATCAGCTGGTCGCGGACAGCAAGATCGACAAGCTGCAACGAGAAACACTGAATGCCTTGACCGACGCTGGGAGCGCAGCTGCTCATCGAGGGTGGAAACCGACCAATCAAGAGCTCGACATCATGTTCACGATAATGGAGAGCTTTCTCCATCGGGCCTTCGTAACGAGCATGGAGCAGAAGGAACTGGCCAAGCGTGCCGCCGCACTGCGTAAGCGTACCCCAAAGCGTCCGACCACAAAATCAACGGCCACAGGAACCGGTACAGTCCCGGTTTCTGGGTCAGGAACCTCGAACGCGCCGAAAAGCTAA
- a CDS encoding GIY-YIG nuclease family protein, producing MPLDSDPFTIRIFVVDGDPEGIRLVDRMNWTGVGVVFPRDRWTSARSRPELGRTGIYILVGYEEGDGEDEDLPTLYIGEGDAVRDRIDSHVQTKEFWEHCYAFTTSNSGLNKAHVRWLERELIQQAKKAARSKLDNGTAPPEPPLSEAERADSRAFLGEILRVLPIMGLRAFEEPKPVATPSAPANTQPVPATTSSLSSANDVVIVVPAHEEGFKAVFLGENRWRAIRISGGKLQQIRYVAAYQTKPVSAITHYAPVATIEPYGEEEKYQLVFSGSPVEIGPIPFADASQGLMQGPKYTTLGKLLGAKKLMDLFS from the coding sequence GTGCCGTTGGATAGCGATCCCTTCACAATCCGGATTTTCGTAGTAGATGGTGACCCTGAGGGCATCCGTCTCGTTGATAGGATGAACTGGACTGGCGTCGGCGTGGTGTTTCCGCGCGACAGATGGACATCGGCTCGCAGCCGCCCTGAGCTAGGGCGGACTGGCATCTACATTCTCGTCGGCTACGAAGAAGGCGATGGCGAAGATGAGGATCTGCCAACTCTCTACATCGGGGAGGGCGACGCGGTTCGAGATCGCATTGATAGCCACGTCCAAACAAAGGAATTTTGGGAGCACTGCTACGCGTTCACTACCTCCAACAGCGGTCTGAACAAAGCACATGTCCGTTGGCTGGAGCGTGAGCTTATCCAGCAGGCGAAGAAAGCGGCGCGAAGCAAACTCGACAATGGTACGGCACCGCCCGAACCGCCGCTGAGTGAAGCGGAACGCGCCGATAGCCGTGCTTTTCTTGGCGAAATCCTTCGCGTTCTTCCAATTATGGGCCTACGCGCTTTTGAAGAGCCTAAACCCGTTGCCACGCCGAGCGCACCGGCGAATACGCAACCAGTTCCGGCAACGACTTCAAGCCTCAGCTCGGCAAACGATGTCGTCATTGTCGTGCCAGCCCACGAGGAAGGGTTTAAGGCCGTCTTCCTAGGCGAGAATCGGTGGAGGGCGATACGAATTTCTGGCGGTAAGCTGCAGCAAATTCGTTACGTCGCCGCCTATCAAACCAAGCCGGTCTCCGCCATCACCCACTATGCTCCCGTTGCAACTATCGAACCGTACGGCGAGGAGGAGAAGTATCAACTCGTCTTCTCAGGTTCACCGGTAGAGATCGGACCGATCCCCTTTGCCGATGCGTCTCAAGGTCTAATGCAGGGGCCGAAGTACACTACGTTGGGTAAGCTGTTAGGCGCTAAGAAGCTGATGGACTTGTTCAGCTAA
- a CDS encoding DUF3883 domain-containing protein — MAKASQRATRAQRVLFARIGWMHFYNGPVPGDEKPIGGGQYNKTEIGHEVYNFRTTDGRLYGYFQPTMTAHSIALERIDPDAADEDSLDGVLVVFVARRPEGGQVIVGWYRDAEVERDEIKRSPGKPRTFGHFVSADRRNCVLLPEDRRQFEIPRDGGIGRANVCYALEADGSHKAGAKHKWIDDALEFVAEYDGSNILDTPEADAEAESANAAETSLARSQGQGFARSAEERRAIEKQAMKVATAHFRDQGYAVEDVSARRSYDLLCERNGRELHVEVKGTTTNGSAVVLTYNEVKHARDPASSCALFVLHSIKLDRKKATGGQSRVLLPWELEQHQLTPICYTYRL, encoded by the coding sequence ATGGCAAAAGCGAGCCAGCGGGCAACCCGCGCGCAGCGGGTGTTGTTTGCCCGGATTGGATGGATGCACTTCTACAACGGTCCGGTTCCTGGAGATGAGAAGCCAATTGGCGGCGGCCAATACAACAAGACAGAAATCGGGCATGAGGTTTACAACTTCCGCACTACGGATGGCCGTCTCTACGGCTACTTTCAACCGACTATGACGGCCCACTCGATTGCATTGGAACGCATCGATCCGGATGCGGCCGATGAAGATAGCCTCGACGGTGTTCTCGTCGTATTCGTCGCGCGCCGGCCCGAGGGCGGACAGGTGATAGTGGGATGGTATCGCGATGCTGAGGTCGAGCGCGACGAAATAAAGCGTTCGCCTGGAAAGCCACGCACATTTGGGCACTTCGTTTCAGCCGACCGCCGCAATTGCGTTTTGTTGCCGGAGGATCGACGCCAATTTGAAATTCCCCGAGACGGTGGAATTGGACGCGCGAACGTCTGCTACGCCCTCGAGGCGGATGGCTCTCATAAAGCGGGAGCTAAGCATAAGTGGATTGATGACGCATTGGAATTTGTAGCTGAGTACGATGGCAGCAACATCCTCGACACTCCTGAAGCCGATGCGGAAGCAGAAAGCGCGAACGCAGCGGAAACTTCTCTGGCTCGCTCGCAGGGCCAAGGCTTTGCTCGTTCGGCCGAAGAGCGGCGAGCGATTGAGAAGCAGGCAATGAAAGTGGCTACTGCCCACTTTCGAGACCAAGGTTACGCGGTCGAAGATGTGTCCGCGCGAAGGTCTTATGATTTGCTCTGTGAGCGAAACGGACGAGAGCTTCACGTGGAAGTTAAAGGCACAACGACGAACGGAAGCGCAGTTGTGTTGACTTACAATGAGGTGAAGCATGCACGCGATCCTGCAAGTTCTTGCGCGCTGTTCGTGCTCCATTCAATCAAGCTTGATAGGAAGAAGGCGACGGGCGGACAGAGCCGTGTCCTTCTTCCATGGGAGTTGGAGCAGCATCAGTTGACGCCAATTTGTTATACGTACCGGCTATGA
- a CDS encoding helix-turn-helix transcriptional regulator: MDLREVFAGNLRRLRNAKGVSQDDLAFEANVSRSYLSQLEKGVFYASLNVVGRLAEALRVEPAELLKMPAKRHLRGR, encoded by the coding sequence ATGGACTTGCGGGAGGTATTCGCTGGCAATTTGAGGCGCCTACGCAATGCGAAGGGCGTGTCGCAGGATGATCTGGCTTTTGAGGCGAACGTGAGCCGGAGCTACCTCAGTCAACTTGAGAAAGGTGTGTTCTACGCGAGCCTCAATGTTGTCGGACGGCTTGCAGAGGCACTTCGCGTCGAGCCCGCCGAACTGTTGAAGATGCCAGCCAAGCGGCACTTGCGCGGACGGTAG
- a CDS encoding tyrosine-type recombinase/integrase, translating to MIGTQLKVSYPHVVSDTDRHGNVRIYYRRKGKPKMRLWETPGSAEFATELQNAKHAAEQAQPVNDEDGAPGTLRRLCIDYFGSPAFKILDADTTQVVRRGILENICQSKLTNGVERGRLPYARMEPMHIEQIRDEKIAFPAAADGRVKALRQLFKWAVKTKRLRTNPAAEVEYVGSDGDGHHTWTVNEVRKYWNRHPVGTMARLAIDLMLFTGVRRSDAVRVGPPMNRDGWLHFTEWKGSRTRVKRRGRGEGPKHRELPILPNLQSSIDATPSGLFTYLVTSFGKPFTSNGFGNRMKKWCREAGLSDECTAHGLRKAGATIAAENGATEHQLMAIFGWASARQAATYTKKANRTRLAADAMHLLVPEENGPGRKVSHRARGNGSHRNDKH from the coding sequence GTGATTGGAACGCAGTTGAAGGTCAGTTATCCGCACGTCGTCTCGGACACCGACCGGCACGGAAATGTGCGCATTTACTATCGCCGCAAGGGCAAACCAAAAATGCGCCTTTGGGAGACGCCCGGTAGCGCTGAATTCGCAACGGAGCTTCAAAACGCGAAGCATGCCGCCGAGCAAGCTCAGCCCGTCAACGATGAGGACGGCGCACCGGGGACGTTACGGCGGCTCTGTATCGATTACTTTGGCTCCCCCGCATTCAAGATACTGGATGCTGACACTACTCAAGTGGTTCGTCGGGGCATTCTCGAAAACATCTGCCAAAGTAAGCTCACGAACGGCGTGGAGCGGGGTCGCCTCCCGTACGCCCGCATGGAGCCAATGCACATCGAGCAAATCCGAGACGAGAAGATTGCCTTTCCGGCTGCTGCCGATGGACGGGTGAAGGCATTGCGGCAGCTCTTCAAATGGGCGGTGAAGACCAAGCGGCTGCGCACCAATCCTGCGGCGGAAGTTGAGTACGTCGGCAGCGATGGCGACGGCCACCATACGTGGACGGTCAACGAGGTCCGCAAATATTGGAACCGGCATCCTGTCGGCACCATGGCTCGGCTAGCTATCGATCTCATGCTTTTTACCGGAGTGCGGCGCTCCGATGCAGTGCGCGTAGGGCCGCCGATGAACCGCGACGGCTGGCTACACTTCACCGAATGGAAAGGGTCGCGTACGAGGGTGAAGCGACGCGGACGCGGTGAAGGCCCGAAGCACCGAGAACTTCCGATCCTCCCCAATCTCCAGTCAAGCATTGACGCCACGCCCTCGGGCCTCTTCACCTATCTCGTAACGAGCTTCGGTAAGCCATTTACGTCCAACGGCTTCGGCAATCGGATGAAGAAGTGGTGCCGCGAGGCGGGGCTTTCCGACGAATGTACTGCCCATGGGCTGCGCAAAGCCGGAGCCACAATTGCCGCAGAGAACGGGGCGACCGAGCATCAGCTTATGGCAATCTTCGGATGGGCAAGCGCGCGCCAAGCGGCGACCTACACGAAGAAAGCGAACCGCACTCGCTTGGCGGCCGACGCTATGCACCTTCTCGTGCCTGAAGAGAACGGACCGGGACGAAAAGTGTCCCACCGCGCGCGGGGGAATGGGTCCCACCGGAACGACAAGCATTAA